The following are encoded together in the Humulus lupulus chromosome 5, drHumLupu1.1, whole genome shotgun sequence genome:
- the LOC133779432 gene encoding protein EXPORTIN 1A-like — MRETLIYLSHLDHEDTEKLMLKKLSKQLSGDDWNWNNLNTLCWAIGSISGSMMEEQENRFLVMVIRDLLNLCEITKGKDTKAVIASNIMYVVGQYPRFLRAHWKFLKTVVNKLFEFMHETHPTALKASLWLISGFKVGFKVGVRTRAIDTNSYLNILRYNNRVLFLVVTLALQLGCISAFEHLYLSFHMNMLVLDDIVLNSLWRHALKLWSSDLKLEAFEEMTY; from the exons ATGAGGGAGACTTTGATATATTTGTCACATCTTGATCATGAGGACACGGAAAAGCTG ATGCTAAAGAAGCTAAGCAAACAATTAAGTGGCGATGATTGGAATTGGAACAACTTAAACACATTATGTTGGGCAATAGGGTCTATATCTGGTTCGATGATGGAAGAACAG GAGAACAGATTTTTGGTTATGGTCATTCGTGACTTGCTGAATTTATGTGAAATCACGAAAGGGAAGGATACCAAAGCTGTCATCGCAAGTAACATTAT GTATGTTGTTGGACAGTACCCGAGGTTTCTAAGAGCTCACTGGAAGTTCCTAAAAACTGTTGTGAACAAATTGTTTGAGTTCATGCATGAGACACATCCTA CAGCACTAAAGGCCTCTCTGTGGCTTATATCTGGCTTTAAAGTTGGCTTTAAAGTTGGGGTTAGAACAAGGGCTATAGACACCAACAG TTACCTCAACATATTGAGATACAATAATAGGGTACTCTTCCTTGTTGTTACAT TGGCCCTTCAACTTGGTTGCATTTCTGCTTTTGAGCATTTGTATCTTTCATTTCATATGAACATGCTTGTTTTG GATGACATTGTCCTTAATTCTTTGTGGAGGCATGCACTTAAACTCTGGTCTAGTGATCTTAAGCTTGAAG CATTTGAAGAAATGACCTACTGA